The window GGCAGGACCGGCGTCGTCTGGACGTAGCGCTGGGGCTCGGAGGCGATGGACCCCTGGCTCCAGACCTCGTCCCACACCGAGCCGATGGCGTGGAACGAGCTGAACTGGTTGGGGCCGCCGACGCCGTAGAAGATGCGGACCGTCTCGTCCGTCTTCACGTTCATCTCGTCGTACTTTCCGGGCGTGATGGCGTACTTCTCGCCGTTGATGAGCGAGTAGGTCGGGTTCTCGTCGGCCATCTTCGCGAAGTCGAACTGGTGGTGGCCCTCCTGGCCGGTGTCACCGTTCGTGTACACCTCGTGCTGGCCGAGGTAGAACTCGTGGTCGACCTCGGGCAGCCCCTCCTCGGGCTCGACGAGGATGATGCCGAACATCCCGCTGGAGATGTGGTAGTCGACGTTCGCCACCGCACAGTGGTAGATGAACGCGCCCGGGTAGGTCACCTTGAACGTGAGGGTCGTCTCCTCGCCCGGCCCGACCGTCGTCGCCTCGGCGCCGCCGCCGGGCCCACGGCACGCGTGGAAGTCCACGTTGTGTGCCATCGTGCTCGAGGTCTTGTTCCGGAAGGTGAGGTCGACGGTGTCGCCGACCCGGGCCCGGATGAACGGGCCCGGAATCTGTCGATTGAACGTCATGTACGTGAACGTGACGCCGGGCTCGATCTCGGCGACGA of the Haloglomus salinum genome contains:
- the nirK gene encoding copper-containing nitrite reductase, which codes for MRTPNTTRRRMLQGMGVGGAAALAGCSSGPGLQAIDPNTGGQSDEPADLEPAKAVDVDRVAADPRDLPPPITRDEPATVPVTLETEEVVAEIEPGVTFTYMTFNRQIPGPFIRARVGDTVDLTFRNKTSSTMAHNVDFHACRGPGGGAEATTVGPGEETTLTFKVTYPGAFIYHCAVANVDYHISSGMFGIILVEPEEGLPEVDHEFYLGQHEVYTNGDTGQEGHHQFDFAKMADENPTYSLINGEKYAITPGKYDEMNVKTDETVRIFYGVGGPNQFSSFHAIGSVWDEVWSQGSIASEPQRYVQTTPVLPGSTAIVTMHSPVPGGYKLVDHALSRVARKGALAVVTVEGPENPEVFDPAE